One region of Thiomonas intermedia genomic DNA includes:
- the rsmA gene encoding 16S rRNA (adenine(1518)-N(6)/adenine(1519)-N(6))-dimethyltransferase RsmA has translation MKRPSARPRGAAQTTHVARKRFGQHFLIDPQIIHGIVGCIDPQPADRLVEIGPGLGALTWALLERLPRLAAVEIDRDLAARWRQQAPDRVELIEADALAFDFASLGSELRLVGNLPYNISTPLLFHLMDVAERVRDQHFMLQKEVIDRMVASPGGRDFGRLSVMLQWRYDMVNLLDVPPESFDPPPKVDSAVVRMTPRPASALDEVDRGRLSALVTAAFSQRRKLLRHSLGPWLDSQGYGGHFDLQRRAEEVGTAEYVALAQTLPQRP, from the coding sequence ATGAAACGGCCTTCAGCCCGGCCGCGCGGTGCGGCCCAGACCACCCATGTCGCACGCAAGCGATTCGGCCAGCATTTTCTGATCGACCCGCAGATCATCCACGGCATCGTCGGCTGCATCGACCCGCAGCCCGCCGATCGGCTGGTGGAGATCGGGCCGGGTCTGGGCGCCTTGACCTGGGCGCTGCTGGAGCGCCTTCCCCGCCTGGCCGCCGTGGAGATCGACCGCGACCTTGCTGCGCGCTGGCGCCAGCAAGCGCCCGACCGCGTGGAGCTGATCGAGGCCGACGCGCTCGCCTTCGACTTTGCCAGCCTGGGTAGCGAGCTGCGCCTGGTCGGCAATCTGCCCTACAACATCTCCACGCCGCTGCTGTTTCATCTGATGGACGTGGCCGAACGGGTGCGCGATCAGCACTTCATGCTGCAAAAGGAAGTGATCGATCGCATGGTGGCCTCACCCGGCGGGCGCGATTTCGGGCGTCTGTCGGTCATGCTGCAGTGGCGCTACGACATGGTCAATCTGCTCGACGTGCCGCCGGAATCCTTCGATCCGCCACCTAAGGTCGATTCCGCCGTGGTTCGCATGACGCCGCGCCCGGCGTCGGCGCTGGATGAGGTCGATCGTGGCAGGCTGTCCGCCCTGGTGACCGCCGCCTTTTCCCAGCGCCGCAAGCTGCTGCGGCACAGCCTGGGGCCCTGGCTCGACTCCCAGGGATACGGCGGCCATTTCGACCTGCAGCGCCGCGCCGAGGAAGTCGGCACGGCTGAGTATGTGGCTTTGGCCCAGACGCTTCCGCAAAGGCCATGA
- a CDS encoding ribonuclease domain-containing protein, with amino-acid sequence MNRRCIRSTLRSLVLTGLLLVACSFAAPGGVGAWPSAQARETPHQAAASAIPVIAVADLPVQARDLLKRIEQGGPFEGYKDGVIFGNYERLLPSNRRGFYREYTVPTPGAHNRGARRIVCGGAKHHPEVCYYTHDHYASFRRIAP; translated from the coding sequence ATGAATCGCCGGTGCATTCGCTCAACGCTGCGCTCCCTGGTCCTGACCGGACTCCTGCTCGTCGCTTGCTCGTTCGCGGCGCCGGGCGGGGTGGGGGCATGGCCCAGTGCGCAGGCCCGCGAAACGCCGCACCAGGCGGCGGCCTCGGCCATCCCGGTCATCGCAGTGGCCGATCTGCCTGTGCAGGCGCGCGATCTCTTGAAGCGGATTGAACAAGGCGGCCCGTTCGAGGGATACAAGGACGGGGTCATTTTTGGAAACTATGAGCGGCTTTTGCCCTCAAATCGTCGTGGTTTTTATCGCGAATACACCGTTCCGACTCCAGGCGCCCACAACCGGGGGGCGCGCCGCATCGTTTGCGGTGGGGCCAAGCACCATCCGGAAGTTTGTTACTACACCCATGATCACTATGCCAGTTTCCGACGCATCGCTCCATGA